In Deferribacteraceae bacterium V6Fe1, one genomic interval encodes:
- a CDS encoding metal-dependent transcriptional regulator gives MEDYLEAILILESKHEVARSTDISEMLNVKKPSVTSALKYLAEKGYVNYNRYKGITLTKEGLEYAKQIYHRHKRIKEFLIKILNVEEKEAEENACRIEHVIDEDIFHKLSCFLDFILESDTKCVNIDKFKSKCDEN, from the coding sequence ATGGAAGACTATCTTGAGGCTATACTTATCCTTGAAAGCAAACATGAAGTTGCAAGGTCTACAGATATTTCTGAAATGCTAAACGTTAAAAAGCCGTCTGTTACAAGTGCATTAAAGTATTTAGCTGAAAAAGGTTATGTAAACTACAATAGATATAAAGGGATAACACTTACGAAAGAAGGTTTGGAATATGCAAAGCAGATATATCACAGACATAAAAGGATAAAAGAATTTTTGATTAAAATTTTAAATGTTGAAGAAAAAGAAGCGGAAGAGAATGCCTGCCGTATTGAGCATGTGATTGATGAAGATATTTTTCACAAATTGTCCTGTTTCCTTGACTTTATCCTTGAAAGCGATACAAAATGCGTAAATATAGACAAGTTTAAATCAAAGTGTGATGAAAATTGA
- a CDS encoding ribonuclease Z encodes MRNNFIIKKINSPFEDSAFFVRNIYKKTAFLLDCGRIGNITNSEVLSITDVFVSHTHIDHFYGFDRLLRGFIRADSRLRFFGPPGFINNVKGKLAGYTWNLIKNYTLVIEAIELHEDKIKGAVFKACEGFVPQEYEKERTLISLGDGFTLDYEFFDHGIVTLGFRIREDIHVSVKKDALEQFGYKKGPWIAELKAKLRCFDKNGFFEVEMEGEMVKKSVIDLENELILYAPPQDITYITDLAPTYENFKKAVNFAKDSHILMIEAMFLKKDVMHAIKKKHLTLELSKEIFKLSNSKFVHFFHFAPKYEMEKNIFFKVLYEGIDKKVI; translated from the coding sequence ATGAGAAATAACTTTATAATAAAAAAGATAAATTCCCCTTTTGAAGATTCGGCATTTTTTGTCAGGAATATCTACAAAAAGACGGCATTTTTGCTTGATTGTGGAAGAATAGGAAACATAACAAATTCCGAAGTATTAAGCATTACAGATGTATTTGTAAGTCATACTCACATTGACCATTTTTACGGATTTGACCGCTTGTTGAGAGGGTTTATCCGTGCTGACAGTAGATTAAGATTTTTTGGCCCGCCTGGTTTTATAAATAATGTAAAAGGTAAGCTTGCAGGCTATACCTGGAATCTCATAAAAAATTATACTCTTGTAATTGAAGCGATTGAGCTTCATGAGGATAAAATAAAAGGTGCAGTGTTTAAGGCTTGCGAAGGGTTTGTGCCACAGGAGTATGAAAAAGAAAGAACATTAATTAGCTTAGGTGATGGATTTACTCTTGATTATGAATTTTTTGACCATGGTATTGTTACTTTGGGGTTTAGAATCAGAGAAGATATCCATGTAAGTGTGAAAAAGGATGCACTAGAACAATTTGGATACAAAAAGGGGCCTTGGATTGCCGAGCTTAAAGCAAAATTGAGATGTTTTGACAAGAACGGTTTTTTTGAAGTAGAAATGGAAGGGGAGATGGTTAAAAAGAGTGTAATTGACCTTGAAAATGAGCTTATTTTATACGCACCTCCACAGGATATTACATATATTACTGACCTTGCACCAACTTACGAAAATTTCAAGAAAGCCGTTAATTTCGCAAAAGATAGCCATATACTTATGATAGAGGCAATGTTTTTGAAAAAAGATGTTATGCACGCTATAAAAAAGAAACATTTAACGTTAGAGCTATCAAAAGAAATATTTAAACTGTCAAACAGCAAATTTGTCCATTTTTTTCATTTTGCTCCAAAATATGAAATGGAAAAGAATATTTTCTTTAAAGTGTTATACGAAGGGATAGATAAAAAAGTAATTTGA
- a CDS encoding AAA family ATPase, producing MSELSPSALILKELVKPEKIIETHISYVMLTKDYVYKLKKAVDFGFLDFKLSTQRKIYCILEKELNERFSKGIYEEVLKIARRGKEFVLVPFHNTLVTVDYVLKMKRIDDNNFLSTKIKNSQVDEKYIFEIGKHIGTLFKSINTNYENAKENGSFDVILKNCQENFEQTEPFVGKFIDNGIYEFIKDKTLGFLEGNKELFERRLSDGYIIDGHGDLRLEHIYEDENGIGLVDCIEFNKRFRYNDVISDFGFLLMELDQTGEIGLSDACLKGFLTVYNDSDTLRLLNFYKCYRAYVRVKIACFMLSGLDEGSEKYLEELDKLKRLLDLSLTYALNMIEPKLVIYYGLMGSGKSKNSKMLNQKLPSFRVNTDEFRKEYFNIDKVEKVNEDFNKGIYSYENSLTIYKELGKLADEKLKINRMTIVDGSFSKKEYLRQFQENINIKPLKIKCEADDNTILKRLADRKDKKIATDGRPELYFKQKESFEDIGCDFLIDTTSGVEENIEKNYKIFDK from the coding sequence ATGAGCGAACTCTCTCCCTCTGCACTTATTTTAAAAGAGCTGGTTAAGCCTGAAAAAATAATCGAAACCCATATATCTTATGTAATGCTTACAAAGGACTATGTATACAAGTTGAAAAAAGCTGTGGATTTTGGTTTTCTGGACTTTAAGCTTTCAACTCAGAGAAAAATATATTGTATCTTGGAAAAAGAGCTTAATGAAAGGTTTTCAAAGGGGATTTATGAAGAGGTTTTGAAGATAGCAAGACGAGGTAAAGAGTTTGTACTTGTCCCTTTTCACAATACTTTGGTAACGGTTGATTATGTCCTTAAGATGAAACGTATTGATGATAATAATTTTTTATCGACTAAAATAAAAAATAGCCAAGTTGATGAAAAATATATTTTTGAGATAGGTAAACATATCGGGACACTTTTTAAAAGTATCAATACAAATTACGAAAATGCTAAAGAGAATGGAAGCTTTGATGTAATATTAAAAAACTGTCAGGAGAATTTCGAACAAACAGAACCTTTTGTAGGTAAATTTATAGATAATGGCATTTATGAGTTTATTAAGGACAAAACATTAGGTTTTCTTGAAGGAAATAAAGAGCTTTTTGAAAGAAGGCTTTCTGACGGTTATATTATTGACGGTCATGGAGATTTACGGTTAGAGCATATTTACGAAGATGAAAACGGTATTGGCCTTGTAGACTGTATAGAATTTAATAAAAGATTTAGATATAATGATGTGATTTCTGACTTTGGATTTCTTTTAATGGAGCTTGACCAGACCGGAGAGATAGGGCTTTCTGATGCATGTCTTAAAGGATTTCTAACAGTTTATAATGACAGCGATACATTAAGACTTTTAAATTTTTATAAATGTTACAGAGCGTATGTAAGGGTTAAGATAGCTTGTTTTATGTTAAGCGGACTTGACGAAGGCAGTGAAAAATATCTTGAGGAATTAGATAAGTTAAAAAGGCTTCTTGATTTGAGTCTGACATACGCTTTAAATATGATTGAGCCTAAACTTGTAATTTATTACGGTCTTATGGGCTCAGGCAAGAGCAAGAATTCAAAAATGTTAAATCAAAAACTCCCATCTTTTAGAGTTAATACGGATGAATTTAGAAAAGAATATTTCAACATAGACAAAGTTGAAAAGGTAAATGAAGATTTTAATAAAGGGATATATTCATATGAAAATTCTCTAACTATCTACAAAGAGTTAGGAAAACTTGCGGACGAAAAATTAAAAATTAACAGGATGACAATTGTGGACGGCAGTTTTTCTAAAAAGGAATATTTGAGACAATTTCAAGAAAATATTAATATAAAGCCTTTGAAAATAAAATGTGAAGCGGATGATAATACGATTTTAAAAAGGCTTGCTGATAGAAAAGATAAAAAAATTGCCACTGACGGGCGACCTGAACTCTATTTTAAACAAAAGGAATCTTTTGAAGATATTGGTTGTGACTTTTTGATTGATACGACAAGCGGGGTAGAAGAAAATATTGAAAAAAACTATAAAATTTTTGATAAGTAA
- a CDS encoding cysteine hydrolase encodes MKKALIIVDMLNDFVLEGAPLQVKGAEKIIPSIKKQIEIAKKENYPVIYVCDNHDANDKEFEIWPKHCVEGTDGAKVVKELAPESEDIIVPKTRYSGFYNTNLDEILKKHGIDTLIVTGLVTNICVLYTVADAVSRNYKVIVPKDCVIGLDDYGHEVGLYQIKNVHNGEII; translated from the coding sequence ATGAAAAAGGCTCTTATAATTGTTGATATGCTTAATGATTTTGTGTTAGAAGGGGCTCCTTTGCAGGTGAAAGGTGCTGAAAAGATTATTCCCTCAATAAAGAAACAGATAGAAATTGCCAAAAAAGAAAATTATCCCGTTATTTATGTGTGTGATAATCATGACGCCAACGATAAAGAGTTTGAGATTTGGCCTAAACACTGCGTTGAAGGGACTGACGGGGCAAAGGTAGTCAAAGAGCTTGCTCCAGAAAGTGAAGATATAATTGTTCCTAAAACGAGATATTCGGGGTTTTACAACACAAATTTAGATGAAATTTTGAAAAAGCACGGTATTGATACGCTCATCGTTACAGGGCTTGTGACAAATATTTGCGTACTATATACGGTAGCTGACGCAGTTAGTCGTAATTATAAAGTAATTGTTCCTAAAGACTGTGTGATAGGTCTTGATGATTATGGTCACGAAGTCGGTCTTTATCAGATAAAAAATGTACATAATGGTGAAATAATATGA
- a CDS encoding deoxyribonuclease IV has translation MFLGAHESISGGIYKAFERGAADGCECIQVFVKNSNRWVAKPLSDKDIKKYFELHDKYSLPVCCHSSYLINMASIKPDIKEKSYLSMVDELKRCDQLNIKYYVIHPGSHLGVGEDEGLKLVAQMIDKAYDENGFEASILLEITAGQGTNLGYKLEHFEKIFNMSKYSHKLNICLDSCHMYSAGFDIVNQYDKVFDELFAKFGDKIKVFHLNDSKKDFSSKLDRHELLGKGTIGIDFFKRVVNDRRFENVLGILETPVKEGETYKGEIEILKSLRGDI, from the coding sequence ATGTTTTTAGGTGCTCACGAGTCAATTAGCGGTGGTATTTACAAGGCTTTTGAAAGGGGAGCAGCAGACGGTTGCGAGTGCATACAGGTTTTTGTTAAAAACTCAAACCGTTGGGTAGCAAAACCTCTTAGCGACAAAGACATAAAAAAATATTTTGAGCTTCATGATAAATATAGCTTACCGGTTTGTTGTCACAGTAGCTATCTCATTAATATGGCTTCTATTAAACCGGATATTAAAGAAAAATCATATTTAAGTATGGTGGATGAGCTTAAAAGGTGTGACCAGTTAAATATAAAATATTATGTAATCCATCCGGGCTCACATCTTGGAGTGGGTGAAGATGAAGGACTCAAACTTGTTGCCCAAATGATTGATAAAGCATACGATGAAAATGGTTTTGAAGCCTCTATACTTTTGGAGATTACTGCAGGGCAGGGGACAAATCTTGGTTATAAGCTTGAGCATTTTGAAAAAATTTTTAATATGTCAAAATACTCTCATAAACTCAATATATGTCTTGACTCATGTCATATGTATTCGGCCGGATTTGACATAGTAAACCAATATGACAAAGTTTTTGATGAGCTTTTTGCAAAATTTGGGGATAAAATAAAGGTATTTCACTTAAATGATTCTAAAAAAGACTTCTCTTCAAAGCTTGACAGACATGAGCTTTTAGGGAAAGGGACTATAGGTATTGATTTTTTCAAAAGAGTTGTAAACGATAGAAGATTTGAAAATGTATTGGGTATTTTAGAGACTCCCGTAAAAGAAGGGGAGACTTACAAAGGTGAAATTGAAATCTTAAAGAGCTTGAGGGGTGACATATGA
- the fbp gene encoding class 1 fructose-bisphosphatase: MSKGLTNLSRFLLEEQRKFPTATGDFTLILEQIAFAAKIISREVNKAGLVNIIGKTDSTNYHGEEQQKLDVYANEKMIQALDHTGQICGMASEEVDEVIRIPSKYPKGKYLVVFDPLDGSSNIDVNISIGTIFGIYKRKSDSSVDGCEEDFLQPGRDLVASGYVIYGSSTMFVYTTGNGVNGFTLDPSVGEFILSHPDMKVPKEGKIYSINEANYHKWDDRIRNFVEFIKNYKERSYTTRYIGSLVADFHRNLLKGGIFLYPGDSKNPKGKLRLLYEANPLAFIIKQAGGMATDGERDILDIVPESLHQKTPLIIGSEFEVKKYLEFMGK, encoded by the coding sequence ATGAGTAAAGGGCTTACAAATTTGAGTAGATTTTTGCTTGAAGAACAGAGAAAATTTCCAACTGCAACAGGAGATTTTACTTTAATTTTAGAGCAGATTGCTTTTGCAGCAAAGATAATTAGTAGAGAAGTGAATAAAGCTGGCCTTGTAAATATTATTGGTAAAACTGACAGCACCAATTATCATGGTGAGGAGCAGCAAAAACTTGATGTATATGCCAATGAAAAGATGATTCAAGCACTTGACCACACAGGGCAGATTTGCGGAATGGCAAGCGAAGAGGTCGATGAGGTAATTCGTATACCGAGTAAATATCCTAAGGGTAAGTATCTTGTAGTATTTGACCCTCTTGACGGCTCAAGTAACATAGACGTGAACATAAGTATCGGGACAATATTTGGTATTTATAAAAGAAAATCGGACAGCTCTGTTGACGGCTGTGAAGAAGATTTTTTACAGCCTGGGCGCGATTTGGTAGCGAGCGGTTATGTGATTTACGGCTCAAGTACAATGTTTGTTTATACGACAGGAAATGGGGTCAACGGTTTTACTTTAGACCCGTCGGTAGGCGAATTTATACTTTCGCATCCTGACATGAAAGTACCGAAAGAAGGGAAAATTTACAGCATCAACGAGGCAAATTATCACAAATGGGATGACAGAATAAGAAATTTTGTGGAGTTTATAAAGAATTATAAAGAGAGAAGCTATACTACCAGATATATCGGCTCACTTGTGGCTGATTTTCATAGAAACCTTTTAAAAGGTGGAATTTTTCTCTATCCAGGTGATTCAAAAAATCCTAAAGGTAAATTAAGACTTCTCTATGAGGCTAACCCACTTGCATTTATAATCAAACAAGCAGGTGGAATGGCAACTGACGGAGAAAGAGATATCCTTGATATTGTGCCTGAAAGTCTACACCAAAAAACTCCGCTAATTATAGGCTCGGAGTTTGAAGTAAAGAAGTATTTAGAGTTTATGGGTAAATAA
- a CDS encoding GDP-mannose 4,6-dehydratase, whose amino-acid sequence MNILLTGVAGFIASFTLKKLLDEGHFVVGVDNLNDYYSPELKEYRLKQFENNKNFKFIKADISDFEAMSVLFQTFKIDAVINLAARAGVRYSLVNPFVYYDTNSTGTVNLLELCKDYGVKKFVLASTSSLYAGLETPFSEDKPVNTPISPYAASKKSAEVSCYTYNYLYGIDVTIVRYFTVYGPAGRPDMSIFKFISLIDKNVPITLYGDGSQSRDFTYVTDIADGTVKALKNVGYEIINLGNNNPHKLSYAIELISKYLNKKVEYDYKPFHKADMLATWAEVSKAKNILGWQPQVSLEEGIENTIKWYKDNYEFASKIPLVD is encoded by the coding sequence ATGAATATACTGTTGACCGGTGTTGCAGGTTTTATAGCATCTTTTACGCTGAAAAAACTTCTCGATGAAGGGCACTTTGTGGTGGGAGTTGATAATCTCAATGATTATTACAGCCCGGAGCTTAAAGAGTATAGACTCAAGCAATTTGAAAATAATAAAAATTTTAAATTTATTAAAGCCGATATTTCAGATTTTGAGGCGATGAGTGTACTGTTTCAGACATTTAAAATAGATGCCGTAATTAATTTGGCTGCAAGGGCGGGGGTAAGATACAGCCTTGTAAATCCATTTGTTTATTATGATACAAATTCGACAGGGACAGTTAATCTGCTTGAGCTTTGCAAAGATTATGGTGTCAAAAAATTTGTGCTTGCATCAACCTCAAGTCTTTATGCAGGACTTGAGACCCCTTTTAGCGAGGACAAGCCTGTCAATACGCCGATTTCCCCTTATGCAGCGTCTAAAAAAAGTGCTGAAGTGTCATGTTATACTTACAATTACTTATACGGAATAGATGTTACAATAGTGAGATATTTTACCGTGTATGGTCCTGCGGGCAGACCTGATATGAGTATTTTTAAGTTTATAAGCCTTATAGATAAAAATGTGCCTATTACCTTGTATGGTGATGGCAGTCAGTCTAGAGATTTTACATATGTTACGGATATTGCTGACGGAACGGTAAAAGCACTTAAAAATGTTGGCTATGAAATAATTAATCTTGGTAACAATAACCCTCACAAACTATCATATGCCATAGAATTAATATCAAAATATCTAAATAAAAAAGTGGAGTATGATTATAAGCCATTTCACAAGGCAGATATGCTTGCCACATGGGCGGAAGTGTCAAAAGCAAAAAATATATTAGGGTGGCAGCCTCAAGTTTCTTTGGAAGAAGGGATAGAAAATACTATAAAATGGTATAAAGATAATTACGAATTTGCTTCAAAAATTCCGTTAGTGGATTAG
- a CDS encoding cysteine--tRNA ligase has protein sequence MEIFNTMTLKKETFEPIHDDEVKMYVCGVTVYDDCHIGHARSSVVFDVIRKYLKYKGYKVTFVKNFTDIDDKIIKRSNELGISWKELTDRYIKSHDDDMAALMVDRPDYTPKATEFINEMIGLCERLIEKGYAYEKNGDVYFRVRAFKDYGKLSHRSIDDLLSGARVDINEIKEDPLDFALWKKSKENEPGWQSPWGLGRPGWHIECSAMSSKILGIPFDIHGGGKDLVFPHHENEIAQSEASEDKTFAKYWMHNGFVNINKEKMSKSLGNFFTIKDILKEFDREALRYFLLTTHYRSPLDFSQDNLIEAERALDRIYTALDEVKSYKPTKKSKNLAVEVEKAGNDFFEGFTKSMDDDFNTPAALSYLFEFVKALNIILTNKPDEQSYNLLLEIVEKVKSACLDVLGIIQKEPEEWFKANLIIDEDELNKLIEERNLARKNKDFAKADEIRDYLKEKGVELLDTLEGTKFRAKKIR, from the coding sequence ATGGAAATTTTTAATACGATGACACTCAAAAAGGAAACTTTCGAGCCGATACATGATGATGAAGTAAAAATGTATGTATGTGGCGTTACTGTTTATGATGATTGCCATATAGGGCATGCAAGAAGCTCGGTAGTATTTGACGTAATAAGGAAATATCTGAAATATAAAGGTTATAAGGTTACATTTGTCAAAAATTTTACCGACATAGACGACAAGATTATCAAGAGGAGCAATGAACTTGGCATTTCATGGAAAGAGCTTACGGACAGATATATCAAATCTCATGATGACGATATGGCTGCTCTTATGGTGGATAGACCTGATTATACCCCAAAGGCTACCGAATTTATCAATGAAATGATTGGCCTTTGTGAAAGATTGATAGAAAAGGGATATGCCTATGAAAAGAATGGGGATGTATATTTCAGGGTAAGGGCGTTTAAAGATTACGGTAAGCTTTCCCATAGAAGCATTGATGATTTACTTTCAGGGGCAAGGGTAGATATTAACGAAATAAAAGAAGACCCCCTTGATTTTGCATTGTGGAAAAAGAGTAAGGAAAATGAGCCAGGCTGGCAAAGTCCATGGGGGCTTGGAAGACCGGGTTGGCATATAGAGTGCAGTGCAATGAGCTCAAAAATATTGGGAATCCCTTTTGATATACACGGTGGCGGTAAAGACCTTGTATTTCCTCATCATGAAAATGAGATTGCCCAATCTGAGGCATCTGAAGACAAAACATTTGCAAAGTACTGGATGCATAACGGTTTTGTGAACATAAACAAAGAAAAGATGTCCAAATCTCTTGGCAACTTTTTTACCATAAAAGATATTTTAAAAGAATTTGACAGGGAAGCATTAAGATATTTTTTACTTACCACTCATTACAGGTCACCTCTGGATTTTTCTCAGGATAATTTGATTGAGGCTGAGCGTGCCCTTGACAGAATTTATACTGCGCTTGATGAGGTTAAAAGTTACAAACCGACTAAAAAATCAAAAAATTTGGCTGTTGAGGTTGAAAAAGCAGGTAATGATTTTTTTGAAGGTTTTACAAAGTCAATGGATGATGATTTTAATACACCCGCTGCTCTTTCATATCTTTTTGAGTTTGTCAAAGCATTGAACATAATTCTTACAAATAAACCTGACGAGCAAAGCTACAACTTACTTTTGGAAATCGTAGAAAAGGTTAAGTCAGCTTGCCTTGATGTGCTTGGGATTATTCAAAAAGAGCCTGAAGAGTGGTTTAAGGCAAATCTTATTATAGATGAAGATGAGCTTAACAAACTGATAGAAGAAAGAAATTTGGCAAGAAAAAATAAAGATTTTGCAAAGGCGGATGAAATAAGGGATTATCTCAAAGAGAAGGGTGTAGAGCTTCTCGATACTTTGGAAGGTACAAAATTTAGAGCTAAAAAAATTAGGTGA
- a CDS encoding ABC transporter ATP-binding protein, with protein MNNIIEVRNISKTFNISEGIFSSSAEKVNAVNDVSLKISAGIALGIVGESGSGKTTLANIIADIIKPDKGEVLYKGEIIDAKSLSYKDYRKNVQVVFQDPYSSLNPRLKIITMLKDGFKAHFKSNDYMDIFIQTFAKVGLKEEFLYRYPHEFSGGQRQRISIARALVLDPEVIIADEPVSALDVSVQSQILNIFKELKLRDNKTIILISHDLAVVNFLCDYTIVMYKGVDVEYGKTEDIINNPVHPYTKSLIDSSKNLNTVKFDNKIEAACPFAGRCPSFDKEVCNKELEKKYINDNHYHRCNKN; from the coding sequence ATGAATAACATAATTGAAGTAAGAAATATATCTAAGACTTTTAATATATCTGAAGGGATATTTTCCTCTTCTGCCGAAAAGGTTAATGCTGTCAATGATGTTTCACTGAAGATAAGTGCGGGCATTGCACTTGGAATTGTTGGTGAATCGGGCAGTGGAAAGACTACTCTTGCCAATATAATTGCAGATATTATAAAGCCTGACAAAGGGGAAGTCCTTTACAAAGGGGAAATAATAGATGCGAAAAGTCTTTCATATAAAGATTATAGAAAGAATGTTCAGGTAGTTTTTCAAGACCCTTACTCAAGTCTTAATCCAAGATTGAAAATTATCACAATGTTAAAGGATGGCTTTAAAGCACACTTTAAGTCTAATGATTATATGGATATATTCATTCAGACATTTGCCAAAGTGGGGTTAAAAGAGGAATTTTTATACAGATATCCCCATGAGTTTTCAGGCGGGCAGAGGCAGAGAATATCGATTGCAAGGGCACTCGTTTTAGACCCTGAAGTAATTATTGCTGATGAGCCTGTCAGTGCACTTGATGTGTCGGTGCAGTCCCAAATATTAAATATTTTTAAAGAATTAAAATTAAGAGATAATAAAACTATTATATTGATTTCTCACGATTTGGCCGTAGTAAATTTTTTGTGCGACTATACGATTGTAATGTATAAAGGGGTGGATGTGGAATATGGTAAAACCGAAGATATTATAAATAATCCTGTGCACCCTTATACAAAGAGTCTTATTGATTCTTCAAAAAATTTAAATACCGTTAAATTTGATAATAAAATAGAGGCTGCTTGCCCTTTTGCCGGCAGATGCCCATCTTTTGACAAAGAAGTTTGCAATAAAGAGCTTGAAAAAAAATATATAAATGATAACCATTACCACAGGTGTAATAAAAATTAA